The DNA sequence AGACAGCTACATCATTCCTTGTTTCTCATACTTCGGAGTTTTATTGTCCTGTTTTCTCCAACTAAAATGCGACCTTGCATTTACAATACCATCAATCTTACCAATCCATTACGAAGTTTAGCTATTACTATTTCAAGGTTTGATTCGATGTTATAACTCCAATGTAGCATTTCAGAGCTATAATGGGTGATTCTTCAGCCTGTTTCAGTGATGCGTCACTCCCTTGATGGgctagaattttgtttttttgccaGTAGGCCAAGAAAGATTTTCCGTACTGTCATGTTGGTCAGAGCTTCTATGATCAACTGAACCCAGAGATCAGTGGTCCTCCTAAGGACAAGCAACAGGTTCATGCCTGCTTGGTGGAAGATGTAGCTATCAACTATTATGATAATGGAAGTATACAGCTTCTTCCCACCCACCAATTCAGATGGGAGGATATTCCGTTGCTTGTCCACCTGGAAACCACATATTTTTATCTAAGGCATTAAGCAGGATGGACTTTACATGTTGCATGCGTGCGCATCATTAAAATGGGCAGCAAAGTGGCCGACGCATGCTTCCTCATTTTCGCTTGTTATTgtcatgatcatgcgtgcagaGCTTTCTATAACTTGGCATCAAAATGGGCACACACTTGCAATTaagagccttttttttttttgtcattttcaaaCTCTATATTCTCAGTAGTGATCAAAGAATAGTTTTATCAGCACAATGACACAGTTAAGTATACTTACTgaggaccatatatatatatataataaggcaCTAATTAAGAACTACACTAAATACCAATTAACTCTATTTTTTCCCAGCTTTTTTGGCTGGAAATAGGACCGACCACAAAAGCAATATGGCAAATGGTTATTAGTGACTTATCAATAGATAAAAATGTTCTTACCGGTAGAGTTTGAGCAGGATATCCTTCAGTGCCGGAGACGCTCTTTCAAAACATGCCATCCTCCGAAATGCCCGACTCTCTCAACTCTCCCCACGCAAATGGGTGAAAGTGGAAGTGAACTGAGCAGGTGTAGCTGTTTTTGGAGGTTGTTGAACTTTGAGTAGAATATAAGTTCAATGTCGCAATCATGTTTAGCAACATTTGAAGCAAGTAGTAGTTTTCCCACCATCTTTCTCTCAGCTTACTTTTTATCATTCACTTGGGTAAAAAGCACGCCAAGCAGATAGCCTGCATGTATGTTATATCCTGATCTTCTTGAcacgtttttgtttttaattcccATTGTAAAGACCGATATTTGCTTGAGTTTTGCATTCAATCTAAGTTGATTAGCTCAATTAATGTGACACTTCTTTGTCGTCTtcgttttttgtttcttttcttatcATGATCTCCAAACACATCCCACTTTGGCAGTAGAAAGCACTTCATTTTCTAGGTAAAATTACATGAAATGTTAAAATAAGAGAGACAAACAGAGGAGGTGAGATCCCAACAAGCATCTGGCAATAGCACTTATGTAATGTTGTATGCAGCATATGTTTGTTTTGGCACAAGATCTGTACAAAAGAGAAACTGTATTATTGAACAATCTGTGTTTGCTAGTCTTGTTTTACAacgtttttttttgttttccctctCTTTAGCTGAATATTTTGGATTATTGAAGTAGTCTTGAAGTCAAGAGAGCTGGTGCAAAGGGTCTTCAAGTGACAATACGTCTGATATACCTAACATTGAAAGGATTTCTTCCATCCTTTATATCAAAAGAGATTCAAAATCACCAACAGCCTATCAATTTAAAAGACTTCCCTCTTAATACCAAATGAagaattctaattttattatctcaataaAAGATGCTTTTGTAATTCAAACACCAATAAATTCATGGTacaaagtttaaacttttgcagtatgtaattaattaaggatAATTTGTCACATTTTCAAGGAAATCGTGGGGGTAAAAGCAGGGAGGGGGGTAGGGTCTATGGGCTTGGATATTTATTGAGggataatttcatattatttgtcGATAAGGTCTTAGAcgtgtttataaggaatgaacaattaTCTCTTGTAAAATcggttttataaaataagttaggCTCATGAATATCTTCATAGTATCAGAGTAGATGTCTGAAGTTCGAATCATGACtttacattttatttcatttgattaaatattCTACATGTTGAGTCACCTATTGAGAGAGAGTATGGTCTACATGTAAGAatgaatgttaagatataaaataaagataaacgacgattttaaaatgaatgtctACACTTCTTTGAACTTATCTCTCAATGCGTAAACAGTTTCCCAACTATTTACATGCTTCTGAAAATGCATTTTTGGAGTCTTATCCCATTTTGCAACACTTTTTTCCGACACTATCCGGACAATGCAGTGAGCTTATGGCTAATGTCAGATTCTTTATTCACCAACAAGTAAAACATTGAGCTTCACTAAAGCGACCGAAAAATATCTCGAAAAATGTTTCGAGaagttcatttcatttatttttttaaattttttttatgtattttttaaaatattatataaaaaaatatataatatttaaaaaaaataaaaaatttaaaacatcattaaaaaatatttctttaatcactaaaaaataaaatttttttttagacataCTTTCGAGACCTAAATTCGATGGGTTTAGTATTTCTCTAAAATATTACAtgatatgaattaaaaaaatacctttAACAGATCAATTAAATTCAAATGTAAAAATTCCAACGAACCAATGAATCCTTATCCATTGTTGTGCTTTACAAAGTTTTGGGCCCCAAGGAGTTCTGACAGAACCCATCTGCCcaagaaaaatctaagaaaaaaagttggatcggaattataaataatagtattttataaattttattaaaatcaatttaatttataaaatataaaaatattaataaaaaattctattttcatgCAGCGTATAGAGCATACGTAATAAATacgatataattttatttataagataatttgtaaacATCACGGGACCCTTTAGACCCTTCTCAGTTCTCAGCAAATGTCTAAGCTAATTAAATTGCAATAACCATCGTATCGGATCATAAGCATAAAAAGTTATTGACATTATACATTggggaaagaaaaaatctatttataaactttCTTATTGATGCATTCAACACGTTACTAATTTACTGATGCAAAAGCCTTTTACAAAAACTAACAATAAAATTGAGGGGAAAGTTggcgaagagagagagaaaagaacgagAGAAAGATTGAGGGGAggttgatgaaaataataaaatagtatgaTGAAAGATGAACAGTAACTCGCCAACAAAAGAGTCTCTAAGAATTACCGTAGTTGATATGTTAAGCTTTTGATCATTAGTTAGTCCAGTGTGAAagctttttgataaatatagtCAAATTATAAACTTGTATTGACAATGGCCTAGTTCTAAGACATACTCTTTACATTATTGATATAACACAATTTGATTGGTaatagaatttaattttaatttttttattaatcaaatcatGTACTGTAAGCAATGTAGGTAGTGTATCTTTTACCCTGACTCGTTAGtagcttttttttaaaagatattaaaattttgtgtgattatattttttttataattatagacaGCATGTTTTACTTATACTTATacttataaaacttattttgttagaatttcaaatttaatgatttttaacGTATCAATAACTAACATGTGAAGAAGTaaactttttgtaaatttttttttattacatttagcatttttcgTTAAACTCAAGTGAGATGAGACAccaaattctcattttatttcatcttattattataactttttcaaattttcacacaaaatataataaacaattcaattttttcaaatctcaattcaattttttcaaatcccaaaacagtaataatattaaaaaaataatattttaaattttcatctaaaataaaaaattcttatctcactatccaaacatatctTTAAAGTGAAAGAATCACACGATAAGCCGGTGTTTTTTAGTGCTACTCTCCTAGAGTGCAATGCAAACTGTTGCAACGAGAGTAACTAAGAGCATTGACAATGGCTTATGCAtctttatatttgtataatatctcTCTAAATTcgtctatattaaattatgcatctttaaaattttgtataattatgaATAGTGTACTATTTActctctaaatattattttacttttttttctctctcctacccatTAAATCAactttgtataatttgtattaagatgattttgatatataaaatttgttaatgatacaaagtgttttttggtacatattaatatttattgatattattggtcattttgatatataaaattagtaatatttagatataagaaattgatatttttgagCCCATagtgttaattgtaaaatatataaaaaaataataattttaaaaaaatattttattattatttagtacAAACgtatataatctaatatgagattttttattgatattaaaatcaatatttaaaacatgtgattttaaagAGAAACCAATGCTGCTCTAACGGTATGCCAGCAGCCTGACCCCGGGCATACTATTCTCTATCCAATCTCAGCCGTCGATCAGAAAAATTCCCCAAGTCTGACTGCGGCATAAATCTTTGTTTTCTGTTTGGGTTCACTCCCTGACCAATCAGAAAAGTAGAAAGCTCTCTGCTTTTTCGTTCTTCGTATTAATAGCAGTAGTTAATAGCTCAAATTCTTgagtatattttcttaatccaATCGAGTTGTTGCTTTATGAGAGCTGTCTGATCTGTCCCATTCCTGAAATCatattctctcatttcttattgTTTCTTTCCAATTCcgtgatgaaaaaataaatttccgTCATTTTCTCGGGCGTCTCTTCCCACCCTTGCTTACCCAGTGATGGCTTTATTGTTATTTCTTTAAGTTCTAATGATGTCGGTcatcttatttattcattatatgatttttatcatTGCAAACTAAAGCTGGGAATGAGCGTTGACCCCGTCTGTGCACTGGGAAAAGGCTGTAGTTTATAGTTTATACCAGAATCAACCTcaaatttttggaatttttggggGGACGGTTTGTGAGTTCTTAATTTTCAGACAATTGGGTGAATTGGGTTTCTGATGAATTCCGGAAATCATCTGAATTTTGGATAAGAGATTTGTGCTTTGCTCTGTTTTCATCGGAGCTGATTGGCGAAGAATTTGGGTCCTCGGTGTTGAGGATTattgattttttcctttttatggaTACGGATGCTAAGCTTGTTAATGGATACAAAAGTAGCACTATTGGTGCCACAGACCCTCCAAAGGTTCAGGATCACCGTGTTAATGGAGAGGAGGAAAGTGAGTCCAATTCGCTGTTGCCGCCTCGGCGAGGTGGGATATCGAGAAAGTCGGAGAAGACGCGGCTCAAGGTGCAGTGGAACGACAAGAATGGGAATAAGCTCGCAGAGGTTCTGGAATTCTATCCGAGGTAATGTTTGCGCGGTGTCATGTACTAAATATGCATGGTTTTTTATAGGTTAAGAATACTGGTGTTTtggttgttgttttcttttcccgAGTAGAGAGTTTCTTGGTTTGGAAGCTTATGGTGGCTAATGCATGGAAGCTAAATTACTGTCATTAATGTAGTGTTTTAAGACCACCAttgtttgattttatgttttcaaCTATAAAATTAATACGGGTCCTTTGAATTCAACTAAAGAGTATATAATCATCTATATTTTCCAATTATTGAAAAAACATGTAAACCTTTCAGATCATAATGCATTACAATTATTTCAACAACTTAAAAATCCAAGAAGAAGTTTGTTTCATTATTGTATTGTTGTAAGTGACACCAGGCAGTACATTCTCTTTTTACTTTGATGAGTTGATGCATGACATTTTGGAGGATTTGTGTGTAAGCTAAGCTACACCCATTATGTTCAgccttatattttttgtaagctAAGCTACACCCATCATGTTCAGCCTTATATTTTTCTCCTTTCATGCACTTCTATGCTGTCCATAGGCACATCCATTTAGTGGTCGAATGATCATGGGTAGAGTGCGAGAGTAAATTTCTATATTCTTGGACTAATTCATTTAGATTACTTTTTCCATGTTACTACATGTTTCGTCAGTTCGTTGGGGATTTCTTTTCTTAGGTggttttgcatataattggttTCATTTCTTTGTCCTTGTTTGTTGAACGTTATACACAcaccatatattaatattaaattactgGCTGACACACCATTTTCGTATGaccttttatttgttaaatttctTCCATGCTTCTAATCTGGCAATATATTTCGTAATATATGGAAATAAATTTGTTAAGAAAGGGCCACAGTGTCTTTCTTTTTGAAGGATCTCATGCAAAGTGGAGTTGGGCTTTGCAAGTGAATGTCTCAGATGATAGAATTTATATAGACTTGCAACATGATTTCAGAATTGTCTAACCGGATAACATGTTTGTAGAAGGATAGGAGCTCACTTGAGTATATCGCGCTGAATGTGTTTGTGCCGTCAAAGGTGAAGCTATAGTTGAGTGATATGTAGCGCAAAAAAGAGTTGCATCaaatttgttttggaatttatgGTTTATACTTTGGCTTTAAACAAGTTCGTCACATTTTTTGGTCTTGGCCTTACACCACAAAGATTTGTGTTTTCTGAAGAGAATAATTGACAGGGTTTAAGTTGGCACGTGATGAATTGGTAAGCCGAAGTAAGGCTGTTTAAGCACAGTATTAACCTTAGGCTGTTGCTACCTGATTCAACCTCGGAAGATAATTATGTCCAATCTTTAACATTATTTACTTTGACAAGAACTTAAATATGCATGTCTTAGGTTGCAAGGGTATTATAAGTATCTTAGGATTAGAGCATTTCATATTTAAGAACAGTTGCAAGACATGAACTTCAATGTTTTTCTTATACCCTAACTGTTGGGATAGTGTAGTTTATCTAAATAGAAACACATGGTTGAGACAATtgaaatttctttattacttgGTTGGGCTCTTCTTATCATACTCCAATTTTTTGTTGCATTTGCTTCTTTGTGTGAGATGCtgaatttttatattagaaaGGCTGGTGCACGTGGCAaaagtttggatggacaaaattCTTGTCCTTTTTCTATCGTGTTGAATTTTGGACTGGCCGATGTATTACCTTAAAAGGATGGGACATACATAGAAGTTTTTAGGGCATGCAGAGTTATGTTCTGAAGGACCAGAAAACAATTTCATCGACTCATCACATCTTATGCACAACCCAGGTGCTACTTATGACAATACCTTGTCACTACAATAATATGGAGAAGATCAGTTTTTCACCCTTTCAACTAAAAGGCGTTTTACATTTTGCACTCCAAACCATGATTATTGAAACATTACGTCCTCAAGCTACCAAAAAATTGTAATGTGTATCCTTTGTTAAGATCTGACAGTCAAGAATTGTACTGCATCAGCTATTTTCATTCACATTAATGGCTAGAATTAGACACGACTGCTATTTGTCAATTTTTGTGGTTGGATGGTGCAATGTGTCAATTGGAGGTGCAAATTGGAGAATGACTATTACTTGGGAGGTAGAGAGAGTATCTTCCTTAAATAATTGTAATTGAAGGTTGATGCATAGAAGACAAATAATTGTTTCAAACTCTTCAGTTTGATCCACTGCCTTCAGAGGTAATTGAGCATTCATCCTAACATGCAATGATTTTTTCTGGAAGATGTTAGTAAAGAAAGTCAATAAACACTATCCTGATTTAGCACATAAATTTATCTGTTGCtccaagagaagaaaacaaaattttattatctttctgCTTTTTCAATCTGATTCATTTCCTTCAGAACTAAATTAGTACTAGGCAGTATAGCCTAATAGACTccagttttaattttaaaattatgaaatatgagattaaacATAGAATTTGTGACATGTTTGCTTCAGATGCATAATGGTTTTTTTGGTATCTTCTATCATCCCCACTCCCCTGTTTGTGCCTGCAGTGACTCAAGTGACTCTGACGATGAGGATTCAGATTCTTGCATCTGTACCATAATGTAGATTTCATTCGGTGCATGGAGTGTCAGAAAATGTCTTTTGGATAAACTAATGGGGCATTCTCTCCAACTTTGGATGATTATAGTGCAATTCCGGCATCCTCTCATCTTCAAGTTGAAAGGATAGGCCCGAGGTTCAAAGCTGCAGTCTTGTGTTTAGCATGATTTGTGTGCTATTCATTAAAGTGAAGTCTAAAACCATTTCTTAGGTGAGATTTTGGTGACTTTCTTGGAACCAGAGGCAAACTGCATGGATCTCCTCATCGTGTTGAAATCCGATGAGGGTGATACCAATATTGCCTCACTTGTTGTTTGTTATGCATTCAAAGAATCAAGCTTCTTGATGCTTTGCCACGCACATTTCTTTTGTATTGTACAATATACACCCAAAAGAATATTGATTATCATGTTTAACGATGCATAAGTCGCCTCAATTCTCTCCTTTTCCTCAGTATCGCATCTACAAAATTAATCTGCTGATACTCACCACTCTTTCTAACCACCATCCCATTTTGCATTTAAAGAGGATTAGTCTCCTATGAACTTAACGACTTGGCATATGCtcgataaattaaaaaaatctgaaaatggcATTCATTTTTTCCTGACAGAAGCATAATGTGCCAAATATTTTAGGACGTGCTAAATGCATACATTCTTTCAACCAGTGTAGTTTGGAACGTGCTAAACCTCTATGAAACTTCATGGTTATATCAAATTGTGGCTATTGAATCTTGTATGATCAGTTGTATTCTGATTTAGAATATCATGAACAttcatactttttattttttaatgagttgatTCTTATCATATACCATGCATATCTTCATCTGGAACATAAACCTTCATATGCTCTATTAATTTATGCATTTCTTTAATTAGGCAAAAGACATTTGCATCCACATGGTCCACTCACTAATAGACAAAACGAGCACATAAATTATAGATCTTTTGTCAATTGGAATCCTAACCCATCGATCATCAGTAGGATGGTTTGTTAATGGGAACCAATACTTCCAAATGTGAGAATTCTCATGTAAAACAATCATGTTTTCCACTATCATTCCCTGTGCTTATATTCTTATGGACCTGGTTATCGATATCTTTTCATAAGCAGAATTGCCAAGACCGCTGGTTGGGCATTCATTGATCTCAGAAGGTGAAAGTGGCTCTCAAGTAATATTACAGTTGAATTCAGACTGAGTTAATTCAAAGTGAGTTTGAGAAGTTTTAGAagtcttctttctttatttaggGTGGAAGGAATTGACTCCTGCCTTTGGTGTCGTCTGGACACCCTTTTGTGCACAACTGATTTGTAAAAGCAATATCCTCTTTGCAATATCCTTAACTCAGATGGGAGAATGATGTCAAAATCAGCGAAATTGAATGGTTTCATTTGTAATCAATCCCTCATACAAACAGTAACACATAACAAGAGACAACCAAAACCCACCGACACGGTGGAATAGAAAAATACCCAACGCCATTATTCACAAAACAATCGGAAGAGGATCAAAGATTATAAACACAAACGCAAACAACACGCCAGATTGTTCACACCGTCTAAAATAGCCAAGAAAGATTAGAAAAACTAGTTGTGGCTGTGCTGCTGTTGTAATCTTCATCGTTGTATCCAAATTAGCCATGTTTACCAGTTGCACTTTTTAGTGGTTGTGCAGAAGTAGGCtgagtttgaattttttaatcacATTTCATACGAGATACTCCCTTGAGAATCTGATATACGAGTCTGCTACTATTAACACCAAATATGTctaccttctcttcttctccttggATGGGATCAGCAAGACAATTGTTTATTCACTCAAATGGCTTCAAGAGCAATGGGTTGTGATCTCAGATCTATTTGACTTTGGTAACCAGTTTGAAAGGCTGGCATCAACGGCAATTTCTTGCATTAGAGGCTTGGACTGGCTTGGATGGGAGAAAGACCTTGGATCTACGATTGGCTTCAAAGTAAACGGTAGAGT is a window from the Juglans regia cultivar Chandler chromosome 7, Walnut 2.0, whole genome shotgun sequence genome containing:
- the LOC108983013 gene encoding uncharacterized protein LOC108983013; its protein translation is MDTDAKLVNGYKSSTIGATDPPKVQDHRVNGEEESESNSLLPPRRGGISRKSEKTRLKVQWNDKNGNKLAEVLEFYPSDSSDSDDEDSDSCICTIM